From one Desulfurobacterium thermolithotrophum DSM 11699 genomic stretch:
- a CDS encoding 6-carboxyhexanoate--CoA ligase produces MKKLYSVKMRSSKEGLHISGAERIVLEEELKTVAIQLIERALNHSRGKADFVNLKIEELKKNPVYSPLLPVFEVTDYKSVKELLKKLFSLSKVPLELGIEVYKKLLTGPAPNGQIMRGAMIVAVPSGKRLEPNQYRGVRASYLDVDKETVSILKEKLEDRYTENFKEALVLSTKILHFNNVLGELCVSDDPDYTIGYLSLKGKGYFRIKNIKPQGLPKGGRAIFVEEKIDVEKFINYLEKEPFIAKGFLSYSVISVEELSSLFS; encoded by the coding sequence ATGAAGAAACTTTACAGCGTAAAGATGAGAAGCTCTAAAGAAGGATTACATATTTCAGGAGCTGAAAGGATAGTTTTAGAAGAAGAGTTAAAAACTGTAGCAATTCAGCTTATAGAAAGAGCTCTTAACCACTCAAGGGGAAAAGCTGATTTTGTCAATTTAAAGATAGAGGAATTGAAGAAAAATCCTGTTTATTCTCCTCTTCTTCCTGTTTTTGAAGTTACAGATTACAAAAGTGTGAAAGAACTCCTTAAAAAACTTTTTTCCTTATCTAAGGTACCTCTAGAGCTTGGAATTGAAGTTTACAAAAAACTTCTTACTGGTCCAGCTCCAAATGGACAAATAATGAGAGGAGCAATGATTGTTGCAGTTCCATCTGGGAAAAGATTGGAACCAAACCAGTATAGAGGAGTTAGAGCTTCCTACTTAGATGTTGATAAAGAAACGGTTAGTATTCTTAAGGAAAAATTAGAAGATAGGTATACAGAAAACTTTAAGGAAGCTCTTGTTTTATCAACAAAAATTTTGCATTTCAATAATGTATTAGGAGAACTATGTGTTTCTGATGATCCTGATTACACAATAGGTTATCTATCTTTAAAAGGAAAAGGTTATTTTCGTATAAAAAACATTAAGCCTCAAGGATTACCAAAAGGAGGTAGAGCTATTTTTGTAGAAGAAAAAATAGATGTAGAAAAATTTATCAACTATCTTGAAAAAGAGCCTTTTATTGCAAAAGGATTTTTAAGTTATTCTGTTATTTCAGTGGAAGAATTAAGCTCGCTTTTTTCGTAA
- a CDS encoding mechanosensitive ion channel family protein codes for MEFLSSLIDYLPAWVKLEYLLALIFFLFSIVSLNFPSVITKLLMKFFLKDEKLTKGEKLFIKLSVWISYFLALLFLNLSIVQLPVPSKFLLVINKIFFILYVGIISFISVKILDIVLEKFSSSMKRKVLPSEAPLVETYYSMISKLVKIFVFIIGLIAILDKFGFNVTSLVTSLGVGSLAVGLAAQDTIKNFISGVLLVTDRQFRIGDRVYIKDIDIEGYVYDIGLRTTKILTITGNNLITIPNSKLTEGIIENSLYPDPRVKDFVEIGVAYGSDVELVKKLLLRATEEIEGIVENPPPSVYFTQFGDSALVFKLIYYVEKKDIAFEVKSILHQKIDKLFKENNIEIPFPQNDVWFRNPLKVEVKNEETLQRKDEKL; via the coding sequence ATGGAATTTCTATCTTCTTTGATAGATTATTTACCAGCTTGGGTAAAGTTGGAATATCTCCTTGCACTTATCTTTTTCCTATTTTCTATAGTCTCTTTGAACTTCCCTTCTGTTATAACAAAACTTTTAATGAAGTTTTTCCTAAAAGATGAAAAGTTAACTAAGGGAGAAAAACTTTTTATAAAACTTTCTGTCTGGATTTCTTACTTTTTAGCTCTTCTTTTTTTGAATTTATCAATTGTTCAGTTACCAGTACCTTCGAAGTTTTTACTCGTTATTAATAAAATCTTCTTCATTCTTTATGTTGGGATAATCTCGTTTATATCGGTAAAGATCCTTGATATAGTTCTTGAAAAATTTTCAAGTAGTATGAAAAGAAAAGTACTACCTTCTGAAGCTCCCTTAGTAGAAACTTACTACTCTATGATTTCAAAACTTGTAAAAATTTTTGTTTTTATTATTGGTTTAATAGCTATTCTTGATAAGTTTGGATTTAATGTTACTTCCCTTGTGACATCCCTTGGTGTTGGTTCTCTTGCTGTAGGTTTAGCTGCTCAGGATACGATTAAGAACTTCATATCGGGAGTTCTTCTAGTTACTGACAGACAATTTAGAATAGGAGATAGAGTTTACATTAAGGATATAGACATTGAAGGATATGTTTATGATATTGGTCTCAGGACTACTAAAATTTTGACAATAACGGGGAACAATCTCATAACTATTCCAAACTCAAAGTTAACTGAGGGAATAATAGAAAATTCTTTATATCCAGATCCCCGTGTTAAAGACTTTGTTGAAATCGGAGTAGCTTACGGCTCAGATGTTGAGTTAGTAAAAAAACTCCTACTTAGAGCTACAGAGGAAATAGAAGGAATAGTAGAAAATCCTCCTCCTTCTGTTTACTTTACTCAGTTTGGAGATAGTGCTTTAGTATTTAAGCTCATCTATTATGTTGAAAAAAAGGATATTGCTTTTGAAGTAAAATCAATTCTACATCAAAAAATTGATAAATTATTTAAGGAAAACAATATAGAAATACCTTTCCCTCAAAATGATGTGTGGTTTAGAAATCCTTTAAAAGTAGAAGTTAAAAATGAAGAAACTTTACAGCGTAAAGATGAGAAGCTCTAA
- the dtd gene encoding D-aminoacyl-tRNA deacylase, producing MKVVLQRVLSGKVIVAGEVVGEIGQGIVVLVGFEKGDINSYIDKMADKIINLRIFEDATGKMNLSLKDVNGALLIVPNFTLAADCRKGRRPSFQSSEDPEKAEEMFKKFVEKCKEFGVEVQTGIFGADMKVHIVNDGPVTFILNSKDFS from the coding sequence ATGAAAGTTGTTCTTCAAAGAGTTTTAAGTGGAAAAGTCATTGTTGCTGGTGAAGTGGTTGGAGAAATCGGACAGGGTATAGTTGTACTTGTAGGTTTTGAGAAAGGGGATATAAACTCTTATATAGATAAAATGGCTGATAAAATTATCAACTTAAGAATCTTTGAGGATGCAACTGGTAAAATGAATCTTTCCCTAAAAGACGTAAATGGAGCTTTGTTAATAGTTCCTAATTTCACCTTAGCAGCAGATTGTCGAAAGGGAAGAAGACCAAGTTTTCAGTCTTCCGAGGATCCAGAAAAGGCTGAGGAAATGTTCAAAAAGTTTGTAGAAAAGTGTAAAGAGTTTGGAGTTGAAGTTCAAACAGGGATTTTTGGAGCAGATATGAAGGTTCATATTGTAAATGATGGACCTGTAACTTTTATACTTAACAGTAAAGACTTCTCTTGA
- a CDS encoding MarC family protein: MELLKYLISLLVIVDPIFAAIVVGGLIKDQKLLEKVAFRSSLTVLIAFLVTIFAGERLLKTMGVNIFSVKIFGGLILLQMAFQMLQANPPKAKHTAKEGEAAMEKDDISIIPIGIPILFGPGTFTTVLIFKEEALGVWNEIMLILAGILTAFIIYLVLKNTGFFAKKLGTTGINVVVRILGLLVGALGSQFVVDGVKHLWIQG; this comes from the coding sequence ATGGAGCTCTTAAAGTACTTAATTTCTCTTTTAGTAATTGTAGATCCTATATTTGCAGCCATAGTTGTTGGAGGATTGATAAAAGACCAAAAATTATTAGAAAAAGTAGCTTTTAGGAGTTCTCTTACTGTTTTAATTGCTTTTTTAGTTACCATCTTTGCAGGTGAGCGTCTTCTTAAAACTATGGGTGTAAACATATTTAGCGTAAAGATATTCGGAGGACTTATACTTCTTCAAATGGCTTTTCAAATGCTTCAAGCAAATCCTCCAAAAGCAAAGCATACTGCCAAAGAAGGAGAAGCTGCAATGGAAAAGGATGATATATCCATAATTCCAATAGGAATTCCTATACTTTTTGGACCTGGAACATTTACTACGGTTCTGATTTTTAAAGAGGAGGCTTTAGGAGTTTGGAACGAAATTATGCTTATTCTGGCTGGTATCTTGACTGCATTTATAATATATCTTGTTTTGAAAAATACGGGATTTTTTGCAAAGAAGCTTGGAACTACGGGAATAAATGTTGTTGTTAGAATTTTAGGTCTTCTTGTAGGAGCTCTCGGTTCTCAATTTGTGGTTGATGGAGTAAAACACCTATGGATTCAGGGGTAA
- a CDS encoding UbiA-like polyprenyltransferase encodes MVMLNRIKNYMEMIKVEHTVFALPFALTSALIAANGFPSLYQTFWIIVALFGARTAAMSLNRLIDAEIDAKNPRTANRHIPRGVVKKTEVLVLAIVGFALMIYGAYKLNSLALKLSPIAVAVLTLYSFTKRFTWLCHIVLGVAIALAPFGAWVAIKGSVSLSAFLLSISVGLWVAGFDIIYALQDVEFDRKEGLYSIPAVLGEKRALFLSKVFHILTLFGLIWVGIIENLGFWYYLGLAISALFMLREHRIISKDKTKINYAFFNLNGYISLSIFLFTLLNYLWNMIWSS; translated from the coding sequence ATGGTAATGCTTAATAGAATCAAAAATTACATGGAAATGATAAAAGTAGAGCACACAGTGTTTGCTCTACCTTTTGCTCTTACTTCTGCCCTTATTGCTGCTAATGGATTTCCTTCTCTTTATCAAACTTTTTGGATAATTGTTGCACTTTTTGGGGCAAGAACTGCAGCAATGAGTCTCAATCGTCTTATAGATGCTGAAATTGACGCAAAAAATCCTAGAACAGCAAACAGACATATTCCAAGAGGTGTTGTTAAAAAAACAGAGGTCTTAGTATTAGCTATTGTGGGTTTTGCTCTTATGATCTATGGAGCTTATAAGCTAAATTCTCTCGCTCTTAAACTTTCTCCGATCGCAGTTGCTGTCCTTACTCTTTACTCTTTCACTAAGCGTTTTACATGGCTTTGTCACATCGTTTTGGGAGTGGCAATTGCTCTTGCTCCTTTTGGAGCCTGGGTAGCTATCAAAGGTTCTGTATCTCTTTCTGCTTTTCTTCTTTCTATTTCAGTTGGCCTCTGGGTTGCAGGTTTTGACATAATTTATGCTCTTCAAGATGTTGAATTTGACAGAAAAGAAGGACTTTATTCTATTCCTGCAGTTTTGGGTGAAAAGAGAGCTCTGTTCCTTTCAAAGGTATTTCATATTTTAACTCTCTTTGGATTAATCTGGGTTGGCATTATCGAGAACTTGGGTTTTTGGTACTATCTTGGATTAGCTATTTCTGCACTTTTTATGCTTAGAGAACATAGGATTATCTCTAAAGATAAAACAAAGATTAATTATGCTTTCTTTAACTTGAATGGCTACATTAGTTTAAGTATTTTTCTTTTTACACTGCTTAACTACCTATGGAATATGATATGGAGCTCTTAA
- a CDS encoding HAD-IIA family hydrolase, with product MASIGFLLDLEGTLVKDKSYTPIPEALEFTKLLDEKKTPWIVATNNSTEKPYELVKILRSKGFNVDENKLLSPSLLACDYLRKNNVKSIYFLGTDKIKEFFEEEGFEVRDDHNVDAVVVGRDKEITYQKLKIATSALVLNDAKLFSFHKNRVIRDVDGLVGPSVGAVATALSYAGNKSFTSFGKPSKEYFERAFELLGLSDPKKIYMVSDDPFTDLAEGKKNVNFQTVFVLSGKYEDSSILNKIEKDLRPDYTFSHIGECSRLLEGENGNA from the coding sequence ATGGCAAGTATTGGATTTCTTCTTGATTTAGAAGGAACTCTTGTTAAAGATAAAAGTTATACACCAATACCAGAAGCTCTTGAGTTTACAAAACTCCTTGATGAAAAAAAAACTCCATGGATAGTTGCTACAAATAACTCTACAGAAAAACCTTACGAGCTTGTAAAAATTTTACGATCAAAAGGATTTAATGTAGATGAGAATAAGCTCCTATCTCCTAGCCTCCTTGCTTGTGATTATTTAAGGAAAAATAATGTCAAATCTATTTACTTTTTAGGTACTGATAAAATAAAAGAATTCTTTGAGGAAGAAGGATTTGAAGTAAGAGACGACCATAATGTTGATGCTGTGGTTGTAGGAAGAGATAAAGAAATTACCTATCAAAAATTGAAAATAGCTACTTCTGCTCTGGTTTTAAATGATGCAAAACTTTTTTCTTTTCATAAAAATCGAGTAATTCGTGATGTAGATGGCCTTGTAGGCCCAAGTGTCGGAGCTGTTGCTACTGCGCTTTCATATGCAGGAAATAAATCTTTTACTTCTTTTGGAAAGCCTTCAAAAGAGTACTTTGAAAGAGCATTTGAGCTTCTTGGCTTAAGTGATCCTAAGAAAATTTATATGGTAAGCGATGATCCTTTTACCGATCTTGCAGAAGGAAAGAAAAATGTAAATTTCCAAACTGTCTTTGTTTTGAGTGGAAAATACGAAGACTCCTCTATACTAAACAAAATAGAAAAAGACCTAAGACCCGACTATACGTTTAGTCACATTGGAGAATGTTCAAGACTTTTAGAGGGTGAAAATGGTAATGCTTAA
- a CDS encoding dicarboxylate/amino acid:cation symporter, whose amino-acid sequence MHNKKFLLFLLTGVFLGFIIGGYFPHFALNVSFIGELFLNALKMVVLPLIIVSIANSILNMKSLESFKNVGIKTFFYYTVTTSIAVGIGILTVILIKPGEGFPLHSENVFQREIHFSVRDLIVNLLPSNIFEALVQFNILPVIIATILFSLAVLSIEEKRELQLYKLISELDIALLKFTEWIIKFAPLGIFSLIASKIASMGGAKAIIPVLYSLGKYVMTVLIALSIHAFLLLPLIYYLFIRKNPYSYLGKVKEALVTAFATASSSATLPVTLKSVTSAGVKRSVAEFTLPLGATVNMDGTALYEAVATVFLAEAYGIDLSMTHYLTIFFTATLAAIGAAGIPEAGLVTMVLVLQSVGIPQEGIGLILAIDWFLDRCRTAVNVFGDTIGAAIISR is encoded by the coding sequence GTGCATAATAAAAAGTTCCTCCTTTTCTTACTAACAGGGGTTTTTCTTGGCTTTATTATAGGTGGTTATTTTCCCCATTTTGCATTAAATGTTTCTTTTATCGGTGAACTTTTTCTGAATGCTCTTAAAATGGTTGTTCTGCCTCTTATAATAGTTTCTATCGCAAATTCAATCCTAAATATGAAAAGTCTTGAAAGTTTCAAGAATGTAGGAATAAAAACTTTTTTTTACTATACAGTAACAACATCAATAGCTGTTGGAATAGGAATTCTCACGGTTATTTTGATAAAACCAGGAGAAGGTTTTCCTTTACACTCTGAAAATGTTTTTCAAAGGGAAATACATTTTAGTGTTCGTGATCTTATAGTGAATTTACTCCCATCAAATATTTTTGAAGCACTTGTACAGTTTAATATTCTTCCAGTTATTATTGCGACTATCCTATTTTCCTTGGCCGTTTTATCTATTGAGGAAAAAAGAGAACTGCAGCTTTACAAGTTAATTTCTGAATTGGATATTGCTCTTTTAAAGTTTACTGAGTGGATAATAAAGTTTGCTCCTCTTGGGATATTTTCTCTTATTGCTTCAAAAATCGCTTCTATGGGAGGAGCAAAAGCCATAATTCCCGTTCTCTATTCTCTTGGAAAATACGTTATGACAGTTCTTATAGCTCTTTCTATTCATGCATTTTTGCTGCTTCCACTTATTTACTACCTCTTTATTAGAAAAAATCCATACTCTTACTTAGGAAAGGTAAAAGAAGCACTCGTAACTGCATTTGCAACTGCTTCTTCTTCAGCAACTCTTCCAGTTACTTTAAAAAGCGTAACTTCTGCTGGAGTTAAAAGGTCAGTTGCAGAATTTACGCTTCCTCTTGGAGCTACAGTGAACATGGATGGTACTGCTCTTTATGAAGCTGTTGCTACAGTTTTTTTAGCTGAAGCTTATGGAATAGATTTGTCTATGACTCATTACTTAACTATATTCTTTACAGCTACCCTTGCTGCTATAGGAGCAGCCGGAATTCCTGAAGCTGGACTTGTTACTATGGTACTTGTCCTTCAGTCTGTAGGAATTCCTCAGGAAGGAATAGGGCTGATACTTGCAATTGACTGGTTTTTAGATAGGTGTAGAACAGCTGTCAACGTTTTCGGAGATACAATTGGTGCTGCCATAATAAGTAGATAG
- a CDS encoding fumarate hydratase: MREIHVDKVKEAVKKLCMEANYFLPEDVLKAFEEGKKKEISPVGKNVFDILKENAKIAASVEIPYCQDTGFAVIFMEIGQEIKFVGGDLEEAINKGVAEGYTEGYLRKSIVSDPLFDRKNTGNNTPAVIHYKIVPGDKLKIAMAAKGGGSENMSRLAMLKPADGIEGIKKFVIETVSKAGPNPCPPITVGVGIGGTFEKVAFLAKKALLRPIGHRNPDPRYAKLEEELLEEINKLGIGPSGFGGKVTALDVKIEWYPCHIASLPVAVNIQCHASRHKEIEL, translated from the coding sequence ATGAGAGAGATTCATGTAGATAAAGTTAAAGAGGCTGTGAAGAAACTCTGTATGGAAGCAAATTACTTTCTTCCTGAAGATGTTTTAAAGGCTTTCGAAGAAGGAAAGAAAAAAGAAATTTCTCCTGTAGGGAAAAACGTTTTTGACATACTAAAAGAAAACGCAAAGATAGCAGCAAGTGTAGAAATTCCCTACTGTCAGGATACTGGTTTTGCAGTTATATTCATGGAAATCGGTCAGGAAATAAAATTTGTTGGTGGGGATTTAGAAGAAGCTATAAACAAAGGTGTTGCTGAAGGTTATACTGAAGGTTATCTAAGAAAATCTATCGTTTCGGATCCTCTTTTTGACAGGAAAAATACTGGAAACAATACTCCTGCTGTTATTCACTATAAAATTGTTCCAGGTGACAAGCTAAAAATAGCAATGGCTGCAAAAGGTGGCGGAAGTGAGAACATGAGCCGTCTCGCTATGTTGAAACCGGCTGATGGAATTGAAGGAATTAAAAAGTTTGTAATTGAAACTGTAAGTAAAGCAGGGCCTAATCCCTGTCCTCCAATCACTGTTGGAGTTGGAATAGGTGGAACTTTTGAAAAGGTTGCTTTTCTTGCAAAAAAAGCTCTTTTAAGACCTATTGGACATAGAAATCCTGATCCAAGATATGCAAAACTAGAAGAAGAGCTTCTTGAAGAAATAAACAAACTTGGAATAGGTCCTTCTGGTTTTGGAGGAAAAGTTACAGCTCTTGACGTTAAAATTGAGTGGTATCCTTGCCACATTGCTTCTTTGCCGGTAGCTGTAAATATTCAATGCCATGCTTCAAGACATAAAGAAATAGAGCTCTAA
- the mdh gene encoding malate dehydrogenase, with protein sequence MDRKKITIVGAGNIGSTLALLLARRETADITLIDINEGIAKGKALDIMEASPILGFNAHVVGTGNYEDTANSDVVVITAGFPRKPGMSRDDLLFKNFEVVKSVSEQIKKYSPNAFVIVVTNPLDVMTYTALKVTGFPKEKVLGMAGALDAARFAYFISEKTKISVENIRAFVIGGHGDDMVPLKNYTTISGVPVTKFLSEEELNKIIERTRFGGGEIVQLLKTGSAFYAPAAAILEMVISILWNKRKIIPCSVYLDGEIGEYYGASGLCVGVPIVLGRNGVEEIIKLDLSEEEWQQWKKSVESVKRLVEKLHL encoded by the coding sequence TTGGATAGAAAAAAGATAACAATTGTTGGAGCTGGAAATATTGGTTCAACCCTTGCACTCCTTCTTGCAAGAAGAGAAACTGCAGATATTACATTAATTGATATAAATGAAGGAATTGCGAAAGGGAAAGCTCTTGATATTATGGAAGCATCTCCAATTCTTGGTTTTAATGCTCATGTTGTTGGAACAGGAAACTATGAGGATACAGCAAACTCTGACGTTGTAGTTATTACAGCAGGGTTTCCAAGAAAACCTGGAATGAGTAGGGATGATCTGCTTTTTAAAAACTTTGAAGTTGTAAAAAGTGTTTCTGAACAGATAAAAAAATACTCTCCTAATGCCTTTGTTATAGTAGTTACAAATCCTCTTGACGTAATGACCTATACAGCTTTGAAGGTTACGGGATTTCCAAAGGAAAAAGTCTTAGGAATGGCAGGAGCACTTGACGCTGCAAGGTTTGCTTACTTCATATCTGAAAAAACAAAAATATCTGTTGAAAATATAAGGGCTTTTGTTATTGGTGGACATGGTGATGATATGGTTCCTCTTAAGAATTACACAACTATAAGTGGTGTTCCAGTTACAAAGTTTTTATCAGAAGAAGAACTTAACAAGATTATTGAAAGAACAAGATTTGGTGGTGGAGAAATCGTTCAACTACTAAAAACGGGAAGTGCTTTCTATGCTCCAGCAGCAGCTATTCTTGAAATGGTAATTTCAATTCTCTGGAACAAAAGAAAAATAATTCCATGTAGTGTTTATCTTGATGGTGAAATTGGCGAATATTATGGAGCTTCAGGTCTTTGCGTGGGAGTTCCTATAGTCCTTGGTAGAAATGGAGTTGAAGAGATAATTAAGTTGGATCTTTCAGAAGAAGAATGGCAGCAGTGGAAAAAATCAGTTGAGTCTGTTAAGAGATTAGTAGAAAAACTTCATCTCTAA
- a CDS encoding 4Fe-4S binding protein has protein sequence MKDMFIESLKNLFKKPATHQYPFEPSPPPPNYRGNIVYKKELCIFCTKCELVCPPGAIRFTYNEDGSREFHYNPYLCIYCGECVRACPKAGCLIQVEEMAPPATEEEIPNWDEIEKEAEESKKRWLKARKKPQAKKS, from the coding sequence ATGAAGGATATGTTTATAGAGTCTTTAAAAAATCTCTTTAAAAAACCTGCAACTCATCAGTATCCTTTTGAACCTTCACCACCTCCGCCAAACTATCGGGGAAATATAGTTTATAAAAAAGAACTTTGTATTTTCTGTACTAAGTGTGAGTTAGTCTGTCCTCCAGGAGCTATAAGGTTTACTTACAATGAAGATGGTTCAAGAGAATTCCACTATAACCCTTACTTATGTATATACTGTGGAGAGTGTGTAAGAGCATGTCCCAAAGCTGGATGTCTTATACAAGTTGAAGAAATGGCACCACCTGCAACAGAGGAAGAAATTCCTAATTGGGATGAGATAGAAAAAGAGGCAGAAGAATCAAAGAAAAGATGGCTTAAAGCAAGAAAAAAGCCTCAAGCTAAAAAAAGTTAA
- a CDS encoding nickel-dependent hydrogenase large subunit — MGNRITIPFGSQHVALPEPIRFVFQTENEKIVDVEVDVGYVHRGIEKACMTKFKYTQVGYVVARVCGLCAISHTLGYVTAVERLMEIEVPKKALYLRLLVSELDRVHSHLLAMGHLAEVAGYENLFMHTFRDRELVMELQELVTGNRIQFDYATVGGVNRDLSLEVERELREKLKDLQERCLWLKDVFENDYTIKLRWKGIGVITPEMARELNVVGPPARASGLATDARNEFNYLPFKEVGYKLITMKDGDIYARNMVRAEETLNSLEMIFNLLDGMPEGDIKVPVKGLPEGEAFVRIEAPRGELFYYLKGSKKLILDRLRIKVPTFSNIPVMKELFIGMDYADVPATVISFDPCLSCTAR, encoded by the coding sequence ATGGGAAATAGAATTACCATTCCATTTGGTAGTCAGCACGTAGCACTTCCAGAACCAATAAGATTTGTCTTTCAAACAGAAAATGAAAAAATAGTTGATGTTGAGGTTGACGTTGGATATGTCCATAGAGGAATTGAAAAAGCTTGTATGACAAAGTTTAAATATACACAGGTAGGTTACGTTGTTGCAAGAGTTTGCGGACTCTGTGCTATTTCTCATACCTTAGGATATGTAACAGCTGTTGAAAGATTAATGGAGATAGAGGTACCTAAGAAGGCTTTATATTTAAGACTTTTAGTGAGCGAGCTTGATCGTGTTCACTCACATTTGCTTGCTATGGGACACCTAGCAGAAGTTGCAGGATATGAAAATCTTTTTATGCATACCTTCAGAGATAGAGAACTTGTAATGGAGCTCCAAGAGCTTGTTACTGGAAACAGAATTCAATTTGACTATGCTACAGTAGGAGGAGTAAATAGAGATCTTTCGCTTGAAGTAGAAAGAGAATTACGGGAAAAATTGAAAGATCTACAGGAAAGATGTTTATGGCTAAAGGATGTTTTTGAAAACGACTACACTATAAAACTTAGATGGAAAGGGATAGGAGTTATTACTCCTGAAATGGCAAGAGAATTAAATGTTGTTGGTCCTCCTGCTAGAGCTTCAGGACTTGCAACAGATGCAAGAAATGAATTTAACTATCTACCTTTTAAAGAAGTAGGCTATAAGCTAATTACAATGAAAGATGGAGATATATACGCAAGAAATATGGTAAGGGCAGAAGAAACTCTAAACTCTTTAGAAATGATTTTTAATTTATTAGATGGAATGCCAGAGGGAGACATAAAAGTTCCGGTTAAAGGCCTTCCTGAGGGTGAAGCTTTTGTTAGAATAGAAGCACCAAGAGGAGAACTCTTTTATTATCTAAAAGGAAGTAAGAAATTAATTCTTGATAGACTTAGAATAAAAGTTCCTACGTTTTCAAACATTCCTGTGATGAAAGAGCTCTTTATTGGAATGGATTATGCAGACGTTCCAGCAACAGTAATTAGTTTTGACCCGTGTCTATCGTGTACTGCAAGATAG
- a CDS encoding NADH-quinone oxidoreductase subunit C yields MKVEEIKVSLRDVRRAIKDFYNPDEWHFVTVNGTDLGGKVELKWFFAKYGEEEVFTVFTSEASYEDEIPTITYIIPSAWIAEWELADLLGLNVEGAKKGLFLDPDSPKAPLRRG; encoded by the coding sequence ATGAAAGTAGAAGAGATTAAGGTTTCTTTAAGAGATGTAAGAAGAGCCATTAAAGATTTTTACAATCCTGATGAATGGCACTTTGTTACTGTAAATGGAACTGATTTAGGTGGAAAAGTTGAACTTAAATGGTTTTTTGCTAAATATGGTGAAGAGGAAGTTTTTACAGTTTTTACTTCTGAAGCAAGTTATGAAGATGAAATTCCTACTATTACTTACATAATTCCTTCTGCGTGGATAGCTGAATGGGAACTTGCAGATCTTTTAGGTCTTAATGTAGAAGGAGCTAAAAAGGGACTTTTTCTTGATCCTGATAGTCCAAAAGCACCTTTAAGGAGAGGCTAA